A stretch of DNA from Pyxicephalus adspersus chromosome 5, UCB_Pads_2.0, whole genome shotgun sequence:
AATACTCCAGCACTTCTGAACATTGCACAGGTACCCCCTGGGCACTCAAAATGCTGGGAGACTGCACTGCCGCAATGGGCTGGGGATGTATTGTAAAATTCTGAATGTCCATCCCAGAAGGTAGTGGGGGGATGTGGTGACTTTATACACCCCTTCCTTCTCAGAAAAATCACAGGCTGGAACcaaggtcagattttttttatcttaacctttaattttttatctttacatattctattttttttttaactattcagTGTTTAGCCCAGAGGTTGGATGGAAAGAAATAATAGGCAGGTGGCACCCCTggtaatgtgacccaactcttcagtaattgcctaaaaacagccgggtgggttcTGAAAAGTGCCGGCTAAAAGGAATTGGGGGGTAAACTGGTATCAttgtgagattttattttttttatatatttataattatttgtgtttAGGTGGTGGGGGGCTGATATCAGACTTTTCATGGGCACAGGACATGCATTGGTGTGCTAGGTTGCCATTCTTTGTTAATGACTCCACCTTACTAATGCAGAGCAGTGAGTTACTTTGTGTTGCCATGaggtgaacattaaaaaaatgcagcagtcACTATAGTTGAGGAATAGCAGTGGGCACCTTACTGCTGCCTATAGCAACTGTGAACTAATTTTGAGGATTTTATATCCTGAAAACGTGTGTATGGTCCCATCTTTCAATAATTAGGGCATCTGGATGACATCTTGTATTACCATCGGacagccagcagggggcagacTATCTCCTGTCACATGGATTGACACCCATATTAGCCTAGGTGTTGTAACCCGCACTTCATAGTCTGCCGGTGAATAACATGTCCGTTGTAAGTGTAAACATATATCGGAAATTGTACGGCGAACCTTAAAAAAAGACTATTAGACTGCTCATAActggtgaaaaaaaacaactcctAAATGCTTCCATTTCCGGCCAGTGAATTATCAGCAAAGCCCCTATTCATTACATATATTTGCTGCTGGAGGAAGTGAGTTATTACccagcatcctcagcttcccaGAACGGGGAACAGTGCGCTGCAAGCCCATTCATTTTTGTATCATTCACCACACCCCTATCTACTACTACCAATCACATTTTGCGATGAGGGATGGACTTTGGTGCCACTACCTTCCTTTGCACCAATCAGGTGTGAAATCGTTTAGAAGGGGAGGAGCCGCCTTGTGCCGTATGGTTGGCAGCGTGTGTAGACAGTGACTTGCCAACCAAGATGGCGGTGGAAGAACTGTGTGCGCTGGAGAAATGTCTGGGGTTAAAGGCAGGAAAGTACAGCAGCCGAGCTCAGGGGGACAGGAAGGTAATAGTATGTGACGTGTATGTCTTGTCCGATGGTATCAACATTTCTAAAATCAATAGCATGTTCATTTAGTATAATTTGGTTACCAGCAACTCTCTCTGAACGCCCTGAGAATGGATGATGGGGTTTGTAGTCATGTGTTCTCAGCAGTTCTATATAAACCAGATCAGCACTAACAAGTGCCCAGCTAGTGATCTTTACCTTTCTATAGGACAGCTGCTACACTATAAATGGTTCCCAAGTATGGAGTGCAGCTGATGCAATCATTGCTCTGTCATATCCCAAGGCAGAGCCCCCCCAATCCTAATGATTTATACTGAATGTGGGGTATCATACAGAAGATCCCATGTCAGTATATTTTGtatagttaaaataataaaatctttgttaCTGTGTATGGCATTGTATACCATGTCCTTTAGTTGCACCAATAAATAAGCCTGTACTTGTCATTGGCTGTGTTATTACCACAGCATGCCCCATCATTGTCACATTATATATAACCCATGCAGCACCCCACTTCTTGTTTTATGTGGTTGGGGACAGGAAGTAAGCTTTATACAGTACAGGCCTACACAACAACAAAAGCACATGTAGCAGACATGGGAATCGTTAGAACCTTTGCCAGATCTTTGTTGCCTGTGTCCcccttggggagatttcccctcacttcctgtgtggtTACTAGGGAAGAAAGTAAATGGAAGTCTTTAAACAGGCATCAATAAAATCCTGACGGGGCTCCAACATTTCCCGAATCTCATGCTTGGTTTTAAAACTGAACACTGTACATGAAATCTATCATTTAAGTATATTCCTCAATGGTTGTGTTATAAAGCTGCTCTGCGAGCAGCAAAAGCCTTGGCAAAACCTGATATTATCTTGGTATAGTATCAGGAGAggggaggctgctccttctgtctATGCCTGAGACTTGGCACTGCGTCTCCAGGGGCCTTCCACAAGTGTGAATAAcattagtttttagatttttttatttaattgaaagcCTAAGcctatgtatttaattttttttttctttacagattccTGTGCTTCAAACCAATAAAGGTCCTAGCTTGGTGGGACTTGCCACCATTGCTTCCCATTTAGTTACTGAGGCCAAAAAAGAGGAACTCCTCGGTGCTTCAATAGAAGAGAAGGCAATTGTACAACAGTGGTTGGAATATAGGATTACTCGTATCGACCAGGTATCTTCCAAAGAAGATGTTAGAAATGTTCTAAAGGTTAGTggttcatttattgtttttcttacaGCACAAATATGGGAGGCAATGTTTTTATGATGCTCATTTGAAACACACAaccagtcatttttttaatgacactaAAGCTGGATATACATAGGCCACTTCTACTACTATATTGTTTTCACTTGGAAATCGAGATGATGGATTATATGGAGCATCTAAGCATATTTGTTCTCTGTAGAACAAGATGAGCTTGTTAACCTCtatttaaacatacaatttcGGAGTGCTCCTTTAGAGTATTTTATCTTTATAAGCCAACCAAGCCCATCTTGTTCAACAAACTCTCAAACAGCTGCTTACATGGACACAATTGGTTCagagcagtgtttgtcaaccaggctTCAATGGTACCCTacggttgctccagaggttgcttggggttcctagcaacctctgagcAATCGGGTCAgataccactgataccaatattCTTTTAGGCCATCTCAAAGAGCCAAATATCTGTATTCTTCCTAatagctagcaatgtaagagacattctttccactggctgcCATgcaaatgtactgtaagctgtcgATATTATTATGATTgtaaggggttccctaagatctgaaagctttttaaaggctttctccatgttaaaaaggttgataaacactggtTTAGACAATCGCGGGGTAAATACAGATGTGGTGTGATGAAGTGAGGATATATCTCCTAAAATAGTAAGCATTTGAAATAGAAATAATTAGGTAAGggtacatacacacgtcagatgattctcgtccgattatctcttcagggctggtatcggacgagaatctgacccgtgtacagcgctcgtccacaGTTGTtaagggatccgtcctggcagttccaaaaacaatcataatacaagtgaaggggagagagtgcagtggagtgccgctcgctcgttccctcccctccccatggAGCAGAACTGGTGCTGTATTGTCAttatcctttccaactacaaaaatctaatgtgtgtacatagcctaaaaatTGGGCATTTTTATTGGTTACGGCCCACACAAAGTCTTAGGAACCATTTCCAgtgtttactttactttactataCATGTGTTTATTAAGTTGGCATCCTCTTCAGAATGGATAGGCTCCCTTAACCAAAACTGCCCTTAGTTAAGAAT
This window harbors:
- the EEF1E1 gene encoding eukaryotic translation elongation factor 1 epsilon-1, with translation MAVEELCALEKCLGLKAGKYSSRAQGDRKIPVLQTNKGPSLVGLATIASHLVTEAKKEELLGASIEEKAIVQQWLEYRITRIDQVSSKEDVRNVLKDLNVYLEDKVYMAGKKITLADIIIYYGLHPIMADLTVQEKETCINVSRWFSHIQHYPGVRQHLPSLVFIKNRIYSNIH